Proteins encoded together in one Telopea speciosissima isolate NSW1024214 ecotype Mountain lineage chromosome 6, Tspe_v1, whole genome shotgun sequence window:
- the LOC122665045 gene encoding nicotinamidase 2-like — protein sequence MLGEWWNNDLIMDGTPKTELMPEVNRKSDDKVLEKNTYSAFIGTGLEEYLVERGIKEVIITGVMTNLCCETTVREAFVRGFRVFFSMDAMATSARELHVAMLKNMAYGFAYLVDCKRLKEGFSKK from the coding sequence ATGCTTGGAGAATGGTGGAACAACGATTTGATCATGGACGGAACACCCAAGACAGAGCTGATGCCAGAGGTCAATCGTAAAAGTGACGATAAAGTTCTTGAAAAGAACACTTACAGTGCCTTCATAGGAACTGGATTGGAGGAGTACTTGGTGGAGAGAGGGATAAAGGAGGTTATAATTACAGGGGTTATGACGAATTTGTGCTGTGAAACGACGGTGAGGGAGGCGTTTGTgagagggtttagggttttcttttcgATGGATGCGATGGCGACTTCGGCAAGGGAGTTGCATGTGGCTATGCTTAAGAATATGGCTTATGGGTTTGCTTATTTGGTTGATTGTAAGAGGCTTAAGGAgggtttctctaaaaagtga